From a region of the Helianthus annuus cultivar XRQ/B chromosome 5, HanXRQr2.0-SUNRISE, whole genome shotgun sequence genome:
- the LOC118492304 gene encoding uncharacterized protein LOC118492304 yields MVAVVQLTREERHARMRLDDVYNAYREATWAGRWSKDKQCYVDPEGNPTVDPKTVDLEALVAAIPTVDVWCKGLRENPRYKQQVEEGIRKVIFASLEKKKKKTVEEIVIESEKMMNEVKKVEKKIEEGAEEKELVVEEVQIQKTEDTTVPVIEVLKGGEDCQIQQVPGVSI; encoded by the exons ATGGTAGCAGTAGTACAGCTGACACGAGAAGAAAGACATGCTCGAATGAGACTGGATGACGTGTACAATGCTTACAGAGAAGCCACATGGGCTGGAAGGTGGAGCAAAGATAAACAATGCTATGTTGATCCTGAAGGAAACCCAACTGTTGATCCAAAGACAGTTGATCTTGAAGCATTGGTTGCTGCTATTCCGACTGTGGATGTCTGGTGTAAAGGTCTTAGAGAGAATCCAAGATACAAGCAGCAAGTTGAAGAAGGAATTAGAAAAGTCATTTTTGCAAGtctggagaagaaaaagaagaagactgTCGAGGAAATTGTGATTgaaagtgagaaaatgatgaatGAAGTGAAGAAAGTTGAAAAGAAAATCGAGGAAGGTGCTGAAGAAAAAGAGCTAGTGGTTGAAGAAGTTCAGATACAGAAGACTGAGGATACAACAGTGCCAGTTATTGAG gtactCAAGGGTGGTGAAGACTGTCAAATCCAACAAGTGCCTGGTGTTAGCATATGA